A genome region from Proteus vulgaris includes the following:
- a CDS encoding tyrosine-type recombinase/integrase yields the protein MEFHHDDQELPPEKSLVLSEKHTLLDLNATFTSPAHTNPALAYLMSLGSKRSRQTMGSFLTIVAKMIGFSSLKNCQWGALRRHHIQAIIDMLSDANKAPATINTYLAALKGVALEAWAMKQMDTESYQHIRQVKSVRGSRLPKGRALTSNEIRALFRSCEKDNSSKGLRDAAILSVLLGCGLRRSEIVALNYEHIQFRDQAFLVRGKGNKERMSYMPDDTWDRVQLWIDEIRGTQDGPLFTRIRRFDDVTDERITDQAIYYILETRQKESGIDKFAPHDLRRTFASAMLDNGEDIVTVKDAMGHASIMTTQRYDRRGDDRLRKAARHLRF from the coding sequence GTGGAATTTCACCACGACGATCAGGAGCTTCCGCCTGAAAAATCACTTGTATTGTCTGAAAAACACACATTATTGGATCTAAATGCAACATTTACCTCACCCGCTCATACCAATCCCGCATTAGCCTATTTGATGAGTTTAGGGTCAAAACGTAGCCGTCAAACAATGGGATCTTTTTTAACTATTGTGGCTAAGATGATCGGTTTTTCTTCTCTAAAAAATTGCCAATGGGGAGCACTTCGCCGTCATCATATTCAAGCTATTATTGATATGTTATCTGATGCCAATAAAGCCCCCGCGACTATCAATACATATCTTGCCGCATTAAAAGGTGTTGCTTTAGAAGCTTGGGCAATGAAACAAATGGATACTGAAAGTTATCAGCATATCCGCCAAGTTAAATCGGTAAGAGGAAGTCGATTACCCAAAGGTCGCGCACTAACCAGTAATGAAATTCGTGCTTTATTTAGAAGTTGTGAAAAAGACAATTCATCGAAAGGTTTAAGAGATGCCGCAATATTAAGTGTGTTATTAGGGTGTGGATTACGTCGTTCAGAAATAGTGGCACTTAATTACGAGCATATCCAATTTCGCGATCAAGCTTTTCTTGTTAGAGGTAAAGGTAATAAAGAACGAATGTCTTATATGCCTGATGATACTTGGGATCGTGTTCAATTATGGATTGATGAAATAAGGGGCACACAAGATGGCCCTCTTTTCACTCGCATTCGTCGGTTTGATGATGTCACCGATGAGCGGATCACCGATCAGGCCATTTACTATATTTTAGAAACTCGGCAAAAAGAAAGTGGTATTGATAAATTTGCTCCTCATGATCTAAGAAGAACATTTGCATCTGCTATGCTTGATAATGGTGAAGATATTGTCACTGTAAAAGATGCGATGGGACATGCCAGTATTATGACGACTCAACGTTATGATAGACGTGGAGATGATCGTTTAAGAAAAGCAGCGAGACATTTGCGTTTTTAA
- a CDS encoding AMP nucleosidase, with product MSQPHNLEIQKIINELKQQYQNAVDALRNAIIDYAQDGKLPDVKQRAEGLFAYPQLTVYWSGEVKTEDKTRAYGRLSKSGNYSTTITNPALFENYLSEQLQLIADAYHATFEVTASKQEIPYPFVIDGTGIGFDRKMSASLAKYFPTTDLSKIGDEITDGVSCNREILPLSHFDALRTDFSLARLKHYTGTLPEDVQPYILYTNYNRYVDEFVRWACDQVADKNSPYCALSCAGFQRITAETVDPEKLISDLTWKKYQMPAYHLIAKEGPGITLVNIGVGPSNAKTICDHLAVLRPHVWLMIGHCGGLRESQQLGDYVLAHAYLRDDHILDDVLPPDIPIPNIAEVQRALYDATKMISGKPGHEVKQRLRTGTVVTTDDRNWELRFSVSARRFNLSRAVAVDMESATIAAQGYRFRVPYGTLLCVSDKPLHGEIKLPGQANHFYEGAVSEHLQIGIQAIELLKQEESNLHSRKLRTFNEPPFR from the coding sequence ATGTCACAACCTCATAATCTAGAAATTCAAAAAATTATTAATGAGTTAAAACAACAATATCAAAATGCTGTTGATGCTTTGCGCAATGCCATTATTGATTATGCTCAAGATGGAAAGTTACCTGATGTAAAACAGAGAGCGGAAGGATTATTTGCTTATCCTCAATTAACGGTATATTGGTCAGGTGAAGTTAAAACAGAAGATAAAACACGCGCTTATGGTCGATTATCAAAATCAGGTAATTATTCTACCACGATCACTAATCCAGCTTTATTTGAAAATTATCTGTCAGAACAACTACAACTTATTGCTGATGCTTACCATGCCACTTTTGAAGTGACCGCTTCAAAACAAGAAATTCCTTATCCTTTTGTGATTGATGGAACAGGCATTGGTTTTGATAGAAAGATGAGTGCCTCTTTAGCAAAATATTTTCCAACCACTGATTTATCTAAAATCGGTGATGAAATTACCGATGGTGTAAGTTGTAATAGGGAAATATTACCACTTTCTCATTTTGATGCATTACGTACTGATTTTTCATTGGCACGTTTAAAACATTACACAGGTACATTACCTGAAGATGTTCAGCCCTATATTTTATACACAAATTATAATCGTTATGTTGATGAGTTCGTTCGTTGGGCTTGCGATCAAGTTGCTGATAAAAATAGTCCATATTGTGCACTTTCTTGTGCTGGGTTTCAGCGAATTACAGCAGAAACCGTTGATCCTGAAAAGTTAATATCGGATTTAACTTGGAAGAAATATCAGATGCCCGCCTATCATTTAATTGCTAAAGAAGGTCCCGGAATAACATTAGTGAATATTGGCGTTGGTCCTTCAAATGCGAAAACAATTTGTGATCACTTAGCCGTTTTACGTCCTCATGTTTGGTTAATGATTGGTCATTGTGGCGGGTTACGAGAAAGCCAACAACTTGGTGATTATGTTTTAGCTCATGCTTATTTACGTGATGATCATATTTTAGATGACGTTTTACCTCCTGATATTCCTATCCCAAATATTGCTGAAGTACAACGTGCACTTTATGATGCGACGAAAATGATCAGCGGTAAACCTGGGCATGAAGTAAAACAAAGATTAAGAACAGGGACTGTTGTTACAACAGATGATCGTAACTGGGAATTACGTTTTTCGGTTTCAGCGAGACGATTTAACTTAAGTCGTGCTGTCGCTGTTGATATGGAAAGTGCCACAATTGCCGCACAAGGTTATCGTTTTCGTGTTCCTTATGGCACTTTATTGTGTGTATCAGATAAACCATTGCATGGTGAAATTAAATTACCCGGTCAGGCTAATCATTTTTATGAAGGGGCGGTATCAGAGCATTTACAAATTGGTATTCAAGCTATTGAATTACTTAAACAAGAAGAGAGTAATTTACACTCCCGTAAATTAAGGACATTTAATGAGCCACCGTTCAGATAA